The following nucleotide sequence is from Patagioenas fasciata isolate bPatFas1 chromosome 9, bPatFas1.hap1, whole genome shotgun sequence.
gtgtccctgcccAAATATGCTGTAGATACATGAAGTTCCCATGGACTCAAGTGGAGACCAGATAAACACTTGGAGAGTCACTGGGAGTTACCACAGCTGCCTTCAGAAGATTCTCAAGTTTAAAACGGGCAGCTCAGGAGTGTATTGGTGAGGTATAACACATACACTTGTCCTCTTGCTGCTCCTGCCAAGGCAGCCACTCATCTATGGCCAGCTGTGGACAGACAGCTGTGGCTAAAACCCAGTccagacaaaaagcctgaatcACCACATAGTACCTATCAAGTTCTTCAGGATGTTCCTGATAGCAACATGCACATGCTGTGGTGCTTGTGAGCAGCTCTCAGAGGGCTCTCAGGACTAGCGCACACACACGACAGATTTGCTACAGGTGATCTAAACACAGCACACACAAATAGCTGTGCTTGTCCCAAAATCTTCTTGGAGACGTCAGATCTCCTGCACTTCCTTCACATCTGCAAATCCTGACCAGCTGTTTTTGGAAAGAAACATGTTGAGGAAGCTCTGGATCAAATGGCATTCCTTAGATGGCTGGGCAACACATGGAGCAACACTAATCCAGGGAGGAGGTACTCATCAGACCAGCAAGGCCAACGGGATCAGGACTTGCAAGCATGTTCCACTCATTCCCGTGGAGCAggtgcccctggggacaccagcccaGGGCAAGGTACCCACCTCACTAAccctctgcagggctggagatcattttcatgtttttatttacAAAACAGCACACGGAGGTGGTCCTGCTCTCCTGCTTCAGAATCCTACTTGAGTCTTAGGGCTAAACTTATATAATTGGAACAACAGGGATCTCCAGTAAGCACTCAGAAAAAGGACAGGGAATAGAACAGTAATCAGTGGGtaacttcagggaaaaaaaaaaaaaaaaaaaggaaaggatgtGGTTTATTTACTTCTTCACCAACTTAGGTGGCTTGGTTTATCTCCTCCCCAATATAACCAAGAAAAGAATTCTTGTAGGCTCAGGGGAGAATGACAATTCTATGTGAGTGGCAGTCCATGAGCAAACCCTTGGATCTGGTTTGCAATAAGGCAGAAAGTCAAGAGGGGGAATAAGTAATTTCAAGGTACTTGGAATAAATGTTTAAAGTATAAACCAAAGAGCTACAGAATAAAGCACGTGGGGCACAGACACAGATACACATCCCCAGGTTCAAGTGGACTCCAGCTTCCTATGGCAGGAGCAGAGTGTGGCACAGATACGTCCCCAAAGCAGGTTCTGGATTTCCTGCCAGTGAATTCATGTACATCTGTCAGACCTTGTATGCGCAGCAGGAAGAACCACAGAGTAATttaggaagggacctctggaggtcacctggccTGGTCCCCTGCTTAAGGCAGGACCAACTTCAAAGCTACATGGAGATGCTTGGGGCCTTGGCCAGTCCAAGTGGGTGGCAAAGCAGTTTATCAAGTGATACTGAATGAGAAGCACACAAAAGCCACCCTGAGGATTAGTGTTCAGAGCAGCTTGACAATAGGCCATACAGAATAATTAACTTGATTTGTAGCATATGAGCTctggaagggaaaacaaaaaacataggATGGACGAACATTGAAATACCgaaattacaagaaaaaagtAATCAGAGGTGGGAAGAATTGTTACAATGGAAAGAAAGCACATGGGGCTAAGCCGTTCTGCTCAGATGTATAATTCCCACTATGTATCATCTCAGCACGgtcttttttgtaattttttaatttgtattcatACAACCCCTGGACTGCACAGTTACAGAAAAGGCAGAGATTTCCTATGACATTCCTTCAGCACTTTTGCCTAACTGCACCTCACTCAAGAGCTCACAAAATCTATGGCAATGTTGTATCAATGCTATACTTGCAACACATCTAGGTTTGGATGCTACAAACCTGTGTTCAAGAACATTTATAACATAATGGCTTATCAGATAAAGAATAGGTTGCTATGATCATCTGATTCAGGTATGGAAGGGAAGATGTTAAACAAGCCTGCTCAAGAAAGCATTAATACTTTCGATTTCAGGCAAGCAGTAATGATATTAATTTAACAATATAAAAACATCCCAGGGATCTGTGTTTATATTTATCAACAGCATCACAGGACTGGCAGGTACCAATTATTGCATTCATGAATTCAAAAGAAACCATGAACAAGCAAATTACCACTTTGAACCAGTCCTGCTTTCCTTGGGagaaaaaagcaaccaaaaaaaccaacaaacaacaaacaaatcaaccccaaaacaaccaacaacataCCTGAAGTAGAATTATATTTCCTTCGTAGTCTTGCGTTTGCCACCTGGTGTCACTGATTGGAACACACGGGTTAGGCAGGAGAGGCACCAGCTGCCCCATTTCTTGCACCTtgaactgcaaggctgatgactCTTTCAGCTCGGCAGCCACCCCAATGGGCAGCTGCTTCAGGCAGAGCTGCACTGCCATATTTTGGGTTTCGTACAGCACGAAGACACAGAAGTTACTTTTCTGCATAGTCACTTCTTTTTGTAGGATCGTCTCGTAGAGCCTCACTGCATCCTCATAGTTATCGAAACTGCAGTAGAGGGTGACCCGCAGGATTTCGGGGCCACAGTGCACCCGCCGGATGCCCCACACAGGCATCTGGTCGTCCAGGCTGTAAAAGTCCTGGTGAGCTGGGACACTGGGGTGGCTTTGCCCATTAGCAATCTGGGCACACTGGTAGCACCACGGCGGACGCTGGAATTGCTCATGGACCTGGAAGATCCGTTCTTCTCCCAAGGACTCatgcagaaaaaggagaacagaTATTCCAGGAAAGCCACAGCTTCTCTTACGATACCTCTCATAGTATTTCAGTGGAGTAACTCGCTCAGACACCAGGAAAAGGCGAATGTCCGGGCAGATCCAGTCCAAAAGCCGATCCAAAGTTTGCTGCAGAAGCAACGAGTGTCCCGAATTGGCAAGAAGATGCACAGTCAGAGAGTCTCCTCTGTCATCCATTGCAAAGGTTCctgataaaaagtaaaaatagacAAATTGGTGCCTTCCCTGTCCTTTTCCTACTGCTGAAGCCTCAGTAACACCAATGTGTGTACTCCAGGACTGCGGCAGAACAAAGGGTGACAAGGCATTGTGTGACAGGTCCCAGGGCACTCACATCTCAGCCGAGCTCAGGTGAAAGCTCATTTTTCAACTACAAAACTTGAACTCTGGCCACTGTGTCCATGCCGCCCACATGTCCAGAAACACCTCTGTGTCCTGCTGCTCCTGTCCTTCACTGCACGGGGCAGGGGAGATGGAgagcacagaaacacagacacGGTAACTCTCCGTGAAGAGATGGTGGTGTCGGTGCACTTGCCTGTCAGTGGTGGAAACGAACACCGCGGATCCAGCTGAGCCCCATGGTGTGCATCTCGGTGCGATCGCTGCCTTTTGTGAATGCGATGTGGCACTCGTGCTTGAAAAATCTCTGCATATTTTCTTGTAGTCAGCAGGCTGGGCTTTAGCTCATTTAAAAAGCTTGTGATCTTTGCAAGTCACACCCTTCTGGGGCATACAGATAAGCCAGTCTTTAAAAACGAGGAAGGAAAACAgactaacaaaagaaaaaaacccaaacacatgtGAACACAACAGATAAGGGCAGATATGAATCAGCCTCAGGAAAGAGGAGCTTTGGGGAAAAAAGCTCAACTCCTATTATAGTTATGTACTACACTACACAGGTAGCTCCCTGCCTTGCTGGAAACCAGGTCCTGGGCTATTAACACAGTGCAGAAAAGCTGGGTACCAGGCTTCCCCTTTCAATGCCCTGTTAGCCTCTTTTTCCTctatctttctgtttgtttttaaatgctgagATACCCATGTAATAAGCACCCTTAAACGCtccaggttttttttccctgctccttGAGTTTACATATTGATACTTAATTTAGCTTATTATGTAGACTACAATAGGAATGCCAAAAATACACCTCTTTCCAGGCGTCTTATAGCATGTAGACAATAAATCACACTGTCCCTTTGTCTCCTTATTTTGTTAACCCAGGAGCAATACATACAAGTCAAATTAACCCTCATTTTCTATACAGAACTGTCGCTACTGCTGCTAGTATTCAAATCAACACCGGGGCCTCTGATGATGTATCCAGCTCTAATTCAAAGCGGCACGTCTCTCTCTGCTGACATA
It contains:
- the FAM124B gene encoding protein FAM124B; the encoded protein is MDDRGDSLTVHLLANSGHSLLLQQTLDRLLDWICPDIRLFLVSERVTPLKYYERYRKRSCGFPGISVLLFLHESLGEERIFQVHEQFQRPPWCYQCAQIANGQSHPSVPAHQDFYSLDDQMPVWGIRRVHCGPEILRVTLYCSFDNYEDAVRLYETILQKEVTMQKSNFCVFVLYETQNMAVQLCLKQLPIGVAAELKESSALQFKVQEMGQLVPLLPNPCVPISDTRWQTQDYEGNIILLQVQGTSKAHERNIGLLLQDSVPAPLPVKQSNPGWRSQVVRPTKDKTKCDQSEALTPEQASSDLHRHLCSSHRAPAAWSWWDVTSLHRRVSSKLQASLQESRVHRQALETNVDTGLTVVNPASGRCPLDRFSRELRSCLLQPPAPRDGASRTQLPFAAIKSTEGAGQRAPGFPLQTPWLSPAGRGEENEDEFFI